The DNA region GATGCGGGCGACCCTCGGCGCCCACCAGGTCGACAACGGATTGCTGGTCGCCAGGGACGGGGACCGACTCGTCGGATTCGCGTCCTTCTCGGTCGAACACGGCTCGCTCGAGTTGGCGTGTACGCGCGGTTTCCTCTCGAACCTCTACGTCGACCCCGACTACCGTGGCCAGGGAATCGGGTCGGCATTACTCGACCGCGTCGAGGCCACCCTCGCCGACCGCGGCGTCGACCGACTGATTCTCGAGGCGATGGCCGACAACGAGGCGGCCAGGCGCTTCTACCGCGAGGCGGGGTACGAGTCGTTCAGGATCGGCCTTGAGCGCGAACTCGATCGGCCGGCCGAAAACGATACACACTCAAAGGACGAGTGATAACTCACAGACCGCGCCAGGGGAGCATGGGTGGTACATGCACTCGACTTGTAATCGAGAGTTCACGGGTTCAAATCCCGTCCCTGGCTCCTTCTTGCGATCGTCGGCTCCGACGTCGAGCGGTGCGGACGATTGCCTCGATTCGGCGTCGCGCTGTACACGCTGACCCGGAGCGACTCGCCCGCAGTCCAGAAACAGTCCGTCTTCACCTGCTGTCGAACTGTCGCTGTGAGTGTCACTTACTCACGTGGTTGATGGCGAAAAACCCGGTAAAAATCGTAACCAACTGTGACGTTCGGTCAATTGACCGACTGTTTCATAGAATCCAGACGTTCAATACGTGATTACACTCTCGAGTTCGCCACTGAGATCGTTCAGACTATGCTGACAGTACTAATTTTATAATCAAATTAGGTCCCAAATTGAAAAATAATGGTCATACTAGGTCATTGATGAATAGATATGTGCAGCAAGAGGGGCTTGAGGCCACAGGTTTTATATCCAACCGTGTAAAGCATCCGCCAATGCTACTGTCAGCCGACCGATCGAGCATGAAAGAAGGAATTCCTCTTAGTTTCCGTATCGTCGAAGCCGTTGCCAGAGAAGAGGGTGTCGACCCAGTCGAAATCGAACCTCCCGAGTACGACGCGCTCTACGACGTTCTCAATCCAGAAGCGCTCGACTCTCTGTTTGCGCCGCGTGAGGATGGCACCCCGCGGAGCTCCGGCGAGGTAACGTTCACGTTCTGTGGCTACGAGATGGTCGTCGAGAGCGACGGCGAAGTTACTATTCTCGATTGACGCGTTCGCGTTCGTCTCTCCACACACTCCTCACAGCAGCGCCCATAGCGACGTAGTGACGCCTGAATCGAACACGGACGGCTCTCTAGCTTGCGTCCGCGGACGGTTATTCGAACCGCGCAGACGGCTACTCGAGCCCGCGTCCACAGACGGGTTCGAAGACCGACTCGTGGAGGCGTTCGGCCACCGTCTCCATAAGCGGCTCGAGATTCGCGGTGTCGGCCCGATTGTACCGAACGAGCGTCTCGAGGGCATCCTTGTCGCCGCGTTCGTACTGGTGCCAGAGGCGAACCGCGTCGCGGCCGCTGATGTCTGGCTGGTCGCGGTCGATGCCCAGGTCCCGTTCGATCCGTTTGAGCCCGCCCGTCAGGTCGAGTTTGCGACAGGGATACATGAGGTCGATGTGGGGCACTGAGGCGTCGACCTCGAACGCCGTCTCGAGGAACGGAACGTCGAAGCGCTGGCCGTTGAACGTGACGAGCGCCGCGGCGTCGTCGAACTCGCTCTGGAGGCGGTCTCGCGTGAGGTCCTGGCCGTTGACGTACGTCCGTGTTTCACCCCGGCGGTGGACGCTCACCGTCGTGACGTCGTGACGGCTTGCGTCGAGGCCCGTCGTCTCGATGTCGAGGTAGCAGACGTCGTCGCGAACGTTTTCGAAGAATCGCCAGCGACTCGCCGCCGGGAGGGCCTCGGCGAACGGCGAGACGTCACCGGCCTCGAGGTGGCGTCGCCCGTCGTCGATGAAGGTCTCGATGCGGTCGGCGACGGTCGAGCCGACGACGCTGCCGTCGAACTCGTCCCAGTGGGTGATGCCGTGTTCCCAGAGGCGACGCTCGGTGGTCTCGCCCACGCCGCGAACGGGGAGAAAGCTATTCTCGATTTGCACGTTCGATCAGGGGCGTCCAGGTCGCAAAAACGTGTGGGTTCGACGGTACACGAGGGATGGGTCCGATGAAGGGGGTAGTGGAGGGTCCGGCCGAAGAACCGGGCTTGGCGTTCTGGTGACGATCTCCGCTGGATCGATCGAACTCCGAACAGTGCCGAAACGTCTCGGAGCAGCCGCGTCGAGGCCGAAGGCCGAACCTAGATTCCGATGCCTAGTAATAGTACAGCTCGACGGTGTGACCGCAGTTGTGACACGTCGTCTCCGTGCCGCTGAGCCGGTGTTCCTCCTCGTTCGACTCGAGATCGTGCCCAGGTTTCCTGATTCCCGGTCCGCCGGGGACGGCCGCGCGAACGGACTCGCTACAGGCGGGACAGCCGACCGTTACTCGTGGGCGTTCAGATTGAGACATACCTGCCACGTACCGTATCGGTCGTTTTTGTTATACGAGTCATAAGCCCGGTCAGCGTCCGCCTAGCCGGAACCGAACTCGATGATATCGTTCGGAAGCGTACCTTACCGATCGAACGAAACGGGCTCGAAGTCGAAGAACGCGGTCTCGTATCCGTCGTGGCGAGCGACCTGTGGTGCGGTGTCAACGGAGACGGTCACGCGCTCGGCCGCGGTCAGATCCTCGGTCGCCAGCCCGTAGTGGTGACCGAACTCGTGATCGAGGGTTTCGACCAGCGGTTCCTCGAGCAGCGTCTCGCCGTCGGCCTCGAGGGTGACCGACAGCGACGTGAAGGGAAGCGGCACGTCGTTGTACGGCGTGCGCGGGAAGACGGCGAGGTACGTGTCTGCGTCCGCGTCGTCGGACAGCCGCTCGAGGTCGGTCTCGATGGCGGTGATAGCCGCGTCACCGCTCCGTTCGGTGCCGAGGCGGGTTCCGGGGAGGTCCGAGACGGCGGGCCCGGTGAACGCGGGTGCGGTGCCGTTTCCGCGTTCGTCGTCGTCCGACTCTGTTTCGTCGTGCTCGCCTCCGCTCCCGTGGCTCATCACCTCGAGTGCGCCGCGCGTTCCCTGTTCGTCTTCGGGAATCGAGATCAGTTCGAGGTCGCGCACGTCCGCGCGTGCGTACTCGAACGGAATCTCGACCGTCTCGGTCGACTCGAGTCGCCCCTCGAGGTCGCCGGTTCGGCGGGTCGTGAGCGGGCCGACCTGGATGCGAGCCGTGTACGATCCCTCCTCGGGGAGGGTGACGTTGTCGCCGTAGTGAAATCCCATTCGCTGGGCGAGCATCGACCAGGGGGCGTCGCCGTGGACGAGGTCGCCGTCGGCATCGACGATCTCGAGGCCCAGGTCGGCGGGGAGGACGACGCCGGTCGCGTCGTCCCAGACGGTCATCATCAGGTGGTGGGTGTCCTCGGTCTGGACGTCGACGCGCTGGCGCTCGCCGGAGACGAGCCAGAACCGGTGCGGAAAGGTGTAGGTGAGCGAGACGGCGTAGTCGCCCGCCGTCGCCTGACCGTAGGTAGCCATCTCCTCTTCGCCGGCCGGCATGTAGACAGCGTCGGGACGATCTTCGAGCAGCGGCGGGGTGTTCCAGGCCGACTGTTCCTCGAAGCCGAGGCGCTCGAGGCAGCCAGCGAGTCCGAGCGAACCGGCGATGGCGGCGTAGCGGAGCGCGTCTCGCCGAGAGGCGGTCATACTCGAATCGAGGGCCGAGGCGCCAAAACCGCTGTCGGTTTTCGGATCTCCGAACCAACGAGCCTTTGATCGACCGGTCCCAGGATTCGAGTATGGACAGACGGACGTATCTCGGCGGTCTCTCGACGGCTGGGCTCGCCGGGGTTGCGGGGTGTCTCGGCTCGGTCGAGAGCGTGCTCGGCGAGGATGAGCCCGAACCCGGCCGCGGAAACTGGGGCGACGGCCAGACCGCCCTCGAGACGCCGACCGAGGACCGGGGCGATCCGGTCCACCCGATTTACGGCCAGGAGATGCCGTCGTTTTCCTTCCCGGACCCCTTGACTGGAGAGACCGTCTCCTCGGGCGACCTCGAGGGCGAGAAGTCGTACCTCATGACGTTCTTTTACACGTCTTGCCCCGATGGTGCCTGCCCGGCGCTGCTGTTGCGCCTGCGTCGTGCCCAGGCCGACGCGGTCGAGAACGACTACGTTGACGACCTCGACCTGCTGGCGATCACGTTCGATCCCGAGCGTGACACCCCCGAAGTGCTCGAGGAGTACGCCGGCCAGCAGGGAGCCGACCTCGAGGTCGGCAACTGGCACTTCCTTCGCCCCGAGGACAACGAGACGGCACACACGACGCTCGACGATACGTTCGGAATGAAACTCGAGCGGGTCGAGGATCACGAGGCGGCAGGTCACGGTGACGGGAACGAGAGCGAGGACGACGAAGACCACGAGAACGATAGCGAGGGAACCGATGGCAATAGCAACGACTCGAGCGGCCACGAGAACGACTCGAGCGGGGGCGAACACGACCACGGCGACTACGCGTTCACCCACATCAACCTGATCCTGCTCGTCAACGAACACGGCGTCGTCGAACGCTCCTATCCGCGCGGGACCACGGTCGACACCTCGAAGGTCCTCGAGGACGTACGCACGGTCGTTGGACAGTAACATGCGCAGGCGCGACCTCATCGCAGGACTCGGCAGTCTCGGCGTCCTCGCCACCGGCGGCGTGGTCGCCACGACCGACGTCTCGAGCCTGCAGTCTCGCATCCGCCGTCGCTTCGGCGACGAGGCCGAACAACTCGAGGTCGAGACGGTCGACGCCCAGGGGAGCGAGGCCGGGACCATCGCTCTCCCGTCGCTCGAACAGCCGACGTTCATCGACTTCTTCGGGACGTGGTGTGCGCCCTGCATCAAGCAGATGCCCGCGCTCATCGAGGCTCACGAGCGACTGGGCGACGAGGTACTGTTCGTCTCGGTGACCAACGAGAACGTCGGGTCGTCGACCGGCGCCGCGATCACGGAGGCCGAACTCGCCGACTGGTGGGCCGAACACGACGGCAACTGGACCGTCGGACTCGATCGCACCGTCGAACTCGCCGAGCGCTACGGCCTGCAGGGCTACCCGTACGCGGTCGCCGTCGACGAGTACGGCTTCGTGCAGTGGTCCGAGGGCGGTATCAAGTCGGCCGACGAACTGATCGCTGGCATCGAACGCGCGATCTGATCGATGGTCGACCTCGCCTTCGTATCGACGGTCGCGTTCGCAGTCGGGGCTGGTATCGCGACGTTCTTCTCCCCGTGTGCGTACCCGTTGCTCCCGGGGTACGTCGGCTACTACGCGAGCCGAACCGAGGACGCAGAGCCAACACTCGGGGGTTCGCTCGCTCGCGGTGTCGTCGCCGGTGCTGGCGTTATCGCCACGTTTCTCGTCCTCCTCGGGGCGACGTTCGTGGTCGGCCACGAGACGCTCTCGAACATTACCCTGTTCGAACCGATCGTCGGCGCGTTGCTGATCGTGTTCGGGCTCCTGGTCGTCGCTGGACGGGCCCCCTCGCTGTCTTTCGCGCTCCCGAAACGCCGCTCGAGCGTCGCCGGATTCGGCGTCTTCGGCGCCGGGTACGCGCTCGCGGCCGCTGGCTGCGTCGCGCCGCTGTTCATCGGCGTCTTGACCAGCGCGCTCTCACTGTCGGCGGGCGCCGGCGCACTCGTCCTCCTGGCGTACGTGGGGAGCGTCACCGGACTCATGATCTCGCTTACCGTCGCGACGGGGATGGGGCTCGTTGCTGGCTCTGGCTGGATCGCCGCGCACACGGGAACGATCGAACGTCTCGCTGGCGCAGTCATGATCGTCGCCGGCCTCGGGCAACTCTACCTCGCGATCGTGATCCTCGAGGTGCTGTGAGCGGTTTCGGAACCGACACCGCGAACGCAATCGCTCGCTACCGGTCGATACGGTGGGGCTACTTAATCGTCTCAGGCCGGTCGTGTTCGACAGTGACTGACGAGACCGGGCGGCCAGACGACTCGCAGACATCACCGCGTCAGAGGTGACTCCGGTGAGCGAGCGCACCGGCCTCGAGTCTCGCGGTACGCCGCCCGTCCTCGTGATCGACCCGACCGATAGCCTCGGCGGGACGGCGCGAACGCTCGAGGACGCCTTCGGCACGGGAGCCGTTCACCGGGTGACCGACCTGCAGACGGCACTCGAGTACCTCGAGATGGCGCAGGCGGGCTGTCTGGTGTACCCGTTCGACATCCCGCCGGCCGATCTGGAACGCGTTCGCGAGCGCGCCGAATGTTCGCTCCTGGCGGTCGCGGCTGGCGCTGACGCTGAGGCAGCGCTCGAGGCCGGGGCGACTGACGTGGTCGATCCGGACGCCCCGCGAGCGGAGGTTCGCGCACGCGTGGAAACAATACTCAAAGCGTCGTCACCGCCCGCCGTCGACCAGACCTGGACGGCGCTCGAGCGGGCCGTCCTCGAGAACGGGCCCGCGACGGCTCTCGCCGTCGACTCGACGGACATCGTGGAGTCCGCCCTGCCCTCCGTCGAAGCCGTGCTGGGTTACACGCCGGGCGAACTCGTCGGCCGACCCGTCGCGGACGTCGTCCACGACGACGACCGACAGTCAATCCGGCGCGTGCTCAAGGCGGCACGAACCTCGTCGGCGGAGGAGGCGGGGGACGAGGGGGGAGTTGAGGCGAGAGACGCCCCGGGTGGGCCGCAAATCGTCCAGTTCCGCCACGACGACGGCACGTGGCGAACACACGTCGTGGCGGTGAGAAGCGGCGACCCGGTACCCGACGACGGCCTCGTTTTGACCGTCGGTCCCGCGTCAGAACCCGACTCGAGCGACGTCGAAGCCTGGGTCGGCGCACTCGAGCGTCCGGCGTTCGCCGTCGACGAGACGTGGCGAATCGTCGCAGCGTCGGACGAAGCTAGCGTCCTCTTCGGTGACGGTCCCATGGCCCGTATTCCGATCCAGGAGGCGCTGCCGGCGGATCGTCACGAGGCGATTCTCGACCGCCTTCGGGAGGCTCGAGAGAGCGGGTCGTCGGTTCGGTTTCGGACGTCGCTCTCCCTCGCCGGGGAGGGGTCACCGGACGAGGAAGGATCGACGCTCGAGTGGGTGGCCGCGCCCACGGGATCGGGCGTCCTGGTCACCGCCGTAGGTGTGTCGACAGATCGTGACGAGGCGGGCCGGGACGGCGAGACAACTCGAGTGCTCGAGACGGCGCGGGCGCTCGAGGCGGTAACAGCGGCGCTCCGAATCGGCGTCGTCGTCTTCGACCGGGAGACGGAGCGAACGCTTGAGGCGAACCCGGTCGCACGGGAGCTGCTGGGTGCGACGGACGTGCTCGCCGGGGCGCTCGACTCGCTGGTCGACGAGCGGACGCTGGACAGAATCCGACGTCGAGCGGGCGACTCGACGGTACGTCGCGCGGACACCTTCGAGGCGACCGTCCGAACGGGGGACGGCGACCGAACCGTCTCGGCGACCGTCGTGTCGCTGTCTCGAGACCGGGCGGCGCTCTGCGTACTCGGCGACCGGCCGCCGTCGGCGGACGACGCCATCGTCTCCGCTCTCTTCCGGACGAGTCGTACGCTCCGGTCGGCGAGTTCGCCGTCGGTGGTGAGCCAGCGCCTCGCCGACGGCGTCCTCGCGCTCACCCCGTCGTCGGCCGCCTGCTGTTACCTGCTCGACGGTGAGCGACTCTATCCGGCGGCCGTCGCGCCGACCGACGCCGATCCGGCGATACACTTCCCGACCCTCGACCGTGCGGACGTCCCGGCGCTCGACCCACGGCGACTGTCGGGACCGTCGCTCGGCCGTCTCGAGTCCGGGGCGTTCGACCCGCTGCTCGCAACGGGTGCGGTGGCGACCGATCAGGTGTTCGTCGTCCCAGTCGGCGACCGCGGCGTCGTCGTCGCCACGGGACTCGGCCTGCGAACGCTCGATTCGACGGACGTCGAGGCGACCGACTGGGTGACGACGCTGGCCGCGACCGAACTCGAGGCGATGGATCGTCGGCGCGCGCTCGAGGTGCTGGAGGAGACGGTCGACCGCCTCGAAGCGGACCGCGACCGGCTGGGCGAACTCGAGGCGGTCGTGCAGGGGCTCGAGTCCACGCTGGCCGACGCCTCGGATCGTCGGGCCACCGAGTCGGTACTCTGTACCGACCTGGCGGCGCTCGAGTGGACCGACGGCGTCTGGTTCGGTGACGTCGATCCAGTCGCCGAGACCGTCAGCGAGCGAGCGAGCGCTGGATCGCTAGCCTCGAGTTCGCCGATTACGGGAGCCGACGGCTTCGCGGAAGACGACGACTCGCTCTCGGCGGCGATCGAATCTGGATCGGTGAGCCACGTCCCCGCCGCCGATCGGAAAACGCCGGGGGCGGTGGGAGGAACCGACCGTCGTGGTCGATTCGACCGCCCCGACGACCAAGTCGGCGACGTCGTCTTCCTCCCGCTGTCGTTCGACGACCGGCGATACGGTGTGCTGGCGCTCTCCGTTCCGGCAGCCGCCGTGACGTCCGACTTGCTCGAGCGACTCGGGAGCCTTCGAACGCACCTCTCGCTCGCCTTCGCCGTCGGCGAGTACCGACGATTCCTGACCGCCGAGGACCGACTCGAACTCACGTTCGCGCTCCCGGCGGCCGACGACGGGGCGGACCAATCTCTATCTGCGTCGGAGGGGCAATCGGAACGGCACCCCTCGGGTGATCCCCTCGTCGCCCTCGCCACACGCTGTCGGTGCCGGATCGACCTGCTGGCGCTCTCGGAGGGGCCGAGCGGGACGTCCGTCGTGTGCTCGATTGCAGACGACGACCTCGAAGCGTCGGCCGTTCGCTCGACCGCCGACGGGATCGAGGGGCTCGAGGCGCTCGACGTATCGAGCGAACGAGACGCCCGTCTCCACGTCGAGGTTCGACTCGCTGGCGAGACGCTCGCCGGACTGGTGGGCGCACACGGGGGAGACCTTCGAACGATAGACGGGCGCGACCGGCGTCCGACGTTCGTCGTGGATCTCGCACCCGGAACCAGCATCCGGTCGTTCGTCGACCGCCTCGAACGCTGGGAGCCGGGCGTCGAGATCCGTTCGAAACGCGTCGTCTCGTCCGGGGACCGTCCGGCCGGTTCGTTCGAGGACCGCGTCAGCGATCAGTTGACCGAACGCCAGCTCGAGACGCTCAGGCTCGCCTACTACTCGGGTTACTTCGAGTCCCCGCGCGAACACACCGGCGGCGAGGTCGCCGACCTGCTCGACGTGTCTCAGCCGACGTTCACGCGACACTTGCGCATCGCCGAACGCAAAGTGTACGAACTTCTGTTCGAGGCGGGGTGGCTCGAGCGATCACCGGACTGACTCGCCGTTCCGGACCCTCATCTCGTCGCTGGAACGCACGTCGCGGCCGGAAATTCCGAATTACTCACCACGCCGTGACTATCACTGAAGTCGACGAATGAATCAGTTTAGCGCCTCGTTAATCGCCCGTTTCGCCATTTAGCGTCTACCACCAAGTGACTCGGGGCGAAATGCACGCTTGATGTACTTGTCTGCGATAAGCGGCGATTACCCGACTCTCGTTCCATGCGGGGTGGTCCGTCGATGAGCACTAACCCCCTCGACGCCGATTCGGTTCCGCTTCGATCCCAGGCCGACGGCGGAATCGTCGCCGAACTCGAACTCGATCACGACGCGTTGATTCTCCGACCGACGCTTCGACGGCTCTCCAGCGGTCGCGTCGACCTCGAGTACTCGAGCAAGCTCGAGGACGGCAGTACGGTGATCTTCTTCGTCGCCGAGGCCGCTCCTTTCGACGAACTCGAATCTGCGCTCGCGCGCGATACCACGGTCTCGAATCCGACGCTGGTCGAACGATACCCGCGAAAACGGGTGTATCGAGCCACGGTTACCGATCGCGCCGTTCGATTCACGAGCCAGGTCGTCGAAGCCGGCGGCCGCGTCCTCGACCTGTCGAGCGGACAGACCGGCTGGGTGCTTCGAACGCGCTTTCCCGACCGAGATTGCTTGCTGGCGTTCAACCAGTCGTGTCGCCGACGTGGAATCTCGTTTCACGTCAATCACTTGCGCCTGGCGAAAGCGAACGAGACGACCGCAATCGGGCTGACCGAAAAACAGGAAGAACTTCTGAGCGTCGCCTACGAGGAGGGGTACTTCGACGTTCCGCGCGGCATCTCACAGGACGAACTCGCCGAGACGCTGGGGATTTCGAAGTCCGCCGTCTCTCAGCGGCTCCGGCGGGCGGTGACCGAGCTGTGTGAGTCGTCGCTCTAGGGCTCAACCCGAGCCGGACGGGTCGCGATTATAGACTGTGTTATGGCCGCCGTTTTCGATCGTGTAATCGGTTCAAAACAGTTTCTGGAGACACGATGGGTGAACATACCGATGGAAAGGACCGTCTGCGCGGGCGGAATTCTCTCCCATCTCGTGAAATAATTCCATCTGCGTCGAAAGACGGCAATTTCGACGGGCTCGACGCCGGTTCGCGACGTATCAGCCGGTGGAGAGAGTACGTGGTGACTATCGACTGCGTTAGTGGATCTATAGTAATGGGTCGAGCGGCACTCTGTAGTGCTATGACAGTGCATCGTTTGACGGTCCGAGCGACCCGTGGCGGCTCCCCCCGAAACCGCTCCGCGTCTCTCTCTCGCACCCGGCAGACTCCCGCGGTCGACGTCGCGGTCAACGAGGTGAGCCACTGATGTGTGGCATCATCGGACGCGTGGGAACCGACCAGGCGATCGATACCCTGCTGACGGGCCTCGAGAACCTCGAGTATCGCGGCTACGACTCCGCGGGCGTCGCCGTCCAGAACGGCTCCGGAATCAAGGTACAGAAGCGCTCCGGGAAGGTCGACGACCTGAAGCGCACGATCGACAGCGACGATCTCCACGGCGAGGTCGGCATCGGCCACACCCGCTGGTCCACCCACGGGCCGCCGACCGACGAGAACGCCCATCCCCACACCGATTCGACCCAGGACGTCGCCGTCGTCCACAACGGCATCATCGAGAACTACGCCGAACTGAAAGCCGACCTCGTAGCCGCGGGCCACGAGTTCACCAGCGACACCGACACCGAGGTCATCCCGCACCTCATCCAGTCGTACTTCGACGAGGGTGCCTCCGCCGAGGCGGCGTTCCGGCAGGCCATCGACGACCTCGACGGCAGCTACGCGGTGGCCGCGATGGTCGCTGACGATCACGTCATCTACGCCGCTCGGCAGGGCTCGCCGCTGGTCGTCGGCCTCGACGAAGAGGGCTACTTCCTCGCCAGCGACGTCCCCGCGTTCCTCGAATACACCGACAGCGTCGTCTACCTCGAAGACGGCGACGTGATCGTCGTCCGCCCCGACGGCATCGAGTTCACGGATCTCGAGGGCAACGACATCGAACGCGAGGCCGAGACGGTGAACTGGGACCCCGAACAGGCCGGCAAGGGCGAGTACGACCACTTCATGCTCAAGGAGATTTACGAGCAGGGCACCTCGCTCAGCCAGGCCATCGAGGGTCGGATCGACCACGAGGCCGGCGACGTCGCTCTCGAGTCGTTCCCGCCGGGGACGTTCGAAGGAATCGAACGCGTCCAGTTCGTCGCCTGCGGCACGTCCTATCACGCCGCCCTCTACGGATCGATAGCGATGAACTGTGCCGGCGTCCAGACGAGCGCCCACCTCGCCAACGAGTACGGGGTAAGTGCTCCCCCCGTGGACGAGGACACGCTCGTAATCGCCGTCACCCAGAGCGGCGAGACCGCCGACACCCTCTCGGCGATGCGCCAGGCGGCGGCCGACGGCGCCCGACTGCTGACGGTGACGAACGTGGTCGGCTCGACGGCCGCGCGACTGGCCGACGACACCCTGCTCATCCGCGCCGGCCCCGAAATCGGCGTCGCCGCGACGAAGACGTTCTCCTCGCAGGCCGTCATGCTCCTGTTGCTCGCCCAGCGGGTGACCGGTGACGTCGTCGGCGAACAGCGAGCGAACCTGGAGGCACTGCTCGAGGACGTCTCGGCGCTCCCGGAGACGATCGAGTCGGTCCTCGAGGATGACGATTCGAGGGACCTCGCCGAAACGTACCTCGACAGTCAGTCGTTCTTCTTCATCGGTCGCGGCCTCGGGTTCCCGGTTGCGCTCGAGGGTGCACTGAAGTTCAAGGAGATCACCTACGAGCACGCCGAAGGGTTCGCCTCGGGCGAACTCAAACACGGCCCGCTGGCGCTCGTCACCCCCGAAACGCCGGTGTTCGCGATCTTCACTGGTGAGGAGGACGAGAAAGTACTGAACAACGCCGAAGAAGCCCAGACGCGGGGTGCGCCGGTGATCGCGGTGTGTCCCGAGGGCCACCGTGCGCTGAACGTCGCGGACGCCCACCTCGAGATTCCGGACGTCGATCCGGACCTGGCGGGCTTGCTCGCGAACGTCCAGCTCCAGCTCGTGTCCTACCACGCGGCGAACGCGCTGGGGCGACCGATCGACAAGCCCCGGAATCTGGCGAAGAGCGTCACGGTCGAATAATCGGGCATCGTTCGGGTGACCGCCTCGAGGCGGCGAGGCCGCCGCTTCCGGTCACGTGATCCCGACTATCGAGACGCTGCCGTGGTGCCGGACGGTTTTCATCGGTTCGGTTCCCAATACTATACAATCAATAGTCAGAACGCGGTCTCGCTACAGGTGGTCGAGTGACTCTCTTCGTCTCGAATGACGCGCCGATTAGCAGCGAACGCGTCGCTCTCGAGGCGAGCCAGCGAGTACCGTCAGCGAAAACACTCAGTCGATGTGCCCTTCGCGGCGCAGCTGGTCGGCGTCCTGGCCG from Natronosalvus rutilus includes:
- a CDS encoding GNAT family N-acetyltransferase, with product MTVGDDFDLVIEPATSDDLEAVTECWVRLATDQRRHGSVVRPEANRETMRATLGAHQVDNGLLVARDGDRLVGFASFSVEHGSLELACTRGFLSNLYVDPDYRGQGIGSALLDRVEATLADRGVDRLILEAMADNEAARRFYREAGYESFRIGLERELDRPAENDTHSKDE
- a CDS encoding HalOD1 output domain-containing protein, producing MLLSADRSSMKEGIPLSFRIVEAVAREEGVDPVEIEPPEYDALYDVLNPEALDSLFAPREDGTPRSSGEVTFTFCGYEMVVESDGEVTILD
- a CDS encoding ribonuclease H-like domain-containing protein, whose product is MQIENSFLPVRGVGETTERRLWEHGITHWDEFDGSVVGSTVADRIETFIDDGRRHLEAGDVSPFAEALPAASRWRFFENVRDDVCYLDIETTGLDASRHDVTTVSVHRRGETRTYVNGQDLTRDRLQSEFDDAAALVTFNGQRFDVPFLETAFEVDASVPHIDLMYPCRKLDLTGGLKRIERDLGIDRDQPDISGRDAVRLWHQYERGDKDALETLVRYNRADTANLEPLMETVAERLHESVFEPVCGRGLE
- a CDS encoding DUF7350 domain-containing protein yields the protein MTASRRDALRYAAIAGSLGLAGCLERLGFEEQSAWNTPPLLEDRPDAVYMPAGEEEMATYGQATAGDYAVSLTYTFPHRFWLVSGERQRVDVQTEDTHHLMMTVWDDATGVVLPADLGLEIVDADGDLVHGDAPWSMLAQRMGFHYGDNVTLPEEGSYTARIQVGPLTTRRTGDLEGRLESTETVEIPFEYARADVRDLELISIPEDEQGTRGALEVMSHGSGGEHDETESDDDERGNGTAPAFTGPAVSDLPGTRLGTERSGDAAITAIETDLERLSDDADADTYLAVFPRTPYNDVPLPFTSLSVTLEADGETLLEEPLVETLDHEFGHHYGLATEDLTAAERVTVSVDTAPQVARHDGYETAFFDFEPVSFDR
- a CDS encoding SCO family protein, which gives rise to MDRRTYLGGLSTAGLAGVAGCLGSVESVLGEDEPEPGRGNWGDGQTALETPTEDRGDPVHPIYGQEMPSFSFPDPLTGETVSSGDLEGEKSYLMTFFYTSCPDGACPALLLRLRRAQADAVENDYVDDLDLLAITFDPERDTPEVLEEYAGQQGADLEVGNWHFLRPEDNETAHTTLDDTFGMKLERVEDHEAAGHGDGNESEDDEDHENDSEGTDGNSNDSSGHENDSSGGEHDHGDYAFTHINLILLVNEHGVVERSYPRGTTVDTSKVLEDVRTVVGQ
- a CDS encoding TlpA family protein disulfide reductase, with product MRRRDLIAGLGSLGVLATGGVVATTDVSSLQSRIRRRFGDEAEQLEVETVDAQGSEAGTIALPSLEQPTFIDFFGTWCAPCIKQMPALIEAHERLGDEVLFVSVTNENVGSSTGAAITEAELADWWAEHDGNWTVGLDRTVELAERYGLQGYPYAVAVDEYGFVQWSEGGIKSADELIAGIERAI
- a CDS encoding cytochrome c biogenesis CcdA family protein, with translation MVDLAFVSTVAFAVGAGIATFFSPCAYPLLPGYVGYYASRTEDAEPTLGGSLARGVVAGAGVIATFLVLLGATFVVGHETLSNITLFEPIVGALLIVFGLLVVAGRAPSLSFALPKRRSSVAGFGVFGAGYALAAAGCVAPLFIGVLTSALSLSAGAGALVLLAYVGSVTGLMISLTVATGMGLVAGSGWIAAHTGTIERLAGAVMIVAGLGQLYLAIVILEVL
- a CDS encoding bacterio-opsin activator domain-containing protein, translating into MSERTGLESRGTPPVLVIDPTDSLGGTARTLEDAFGTGAVHRVTDLQTALEYLEMAQAGCLVYPFDIPPADLERVRERAECSLLAVAAGADAEAALEAGATDVVDPDAPRAEVRARVETILKASSPPAVDQTWTALERAVLENGPATALAVDSTDIVESALPSVEAVLGYTPGELVGRPVADVVHDDDRQSIRRVLKAARTSSAEEAGDEGGVEARDAPGGPQIVQFRHDDGTWRTHVVAVRSGDPVPDDGLVLTVGPASEPDSSDVEAWVGALERPAFAVDETWRIVAASDEASVLFGDGPMARIPIQEALPADRHEAILDRLREARESGSSVRFRTSLSLAGEGSPDEEGSTLEWVAAPTGSGVLVTAVGVSTDRDEAGRDGETTRVLETARALEAVTAALRIGVVVFDRETERTLEANPVARELLGATDVLAGALDSLVDERTLDRIRRRAGDSTVRRADTFEATVRTGDGDRTVSATVVSLSRDRAALCVLGDRPPSADDAIVSALFRTSRTLRSASSPSVVSQRLADGVLALTPSSAACCYLLDGERLYPAAVAPTDADPAIHFPTLDRADVPALDPRRLSGPSLGRLESGAFDPLLATGAVATDQVFVVPVGDRGVVVATGLGLRTLDSTDVEATDWVTTLAATELEAMDRRRALEVLEETVDRLEADRDRLGELEAVVQGLESTLADASDRRATESVLCTDLAALEWTDGVWFGDVDPVAETVSERASAGSLASSSPITGADGFAEDDDSLSAAIESGSVSHVPAADRKTPGAVGGTDRRGRFDRPDDQVGDVVFLPLSFDDRRYGVLALSVPAAAVTSDLLERLGSLRTHLSLAFAVGEYRRFLTAEDRLELTFALPAADDGADQSLSASEGQSERHPSGDPLVALATRCRCRIDLLALSEGPSGTSVVCSIADDDLEASAVRSTADGIEGLEALDVSSERDARLHVEVRLAGETLAGLVGAHGGDLRTIDGRDRRPTFVVDLAPGTSIRSFVDRLERWEPGVEIRSKRVVSSGDRPAGSFEDRVSDQLTERQLETLRLAYYSGYFESPREHTGGEVADLLDVSQPTFTRHLRIAERKVYELLFEAGWLERSPD